A window of Lacibacter sediminis contains these coding sequences:
- a CDS encoding DUF3098 domain-containing protein, whose product MSQKKIATIFTKENYKWMAIGAAVIILGFLLMIGGKSADPNVFNKDEVYSFRRITLAPLLIIGGLIIEIYAIMKKPKD is encoded by the coding sequence ATGAGCCAGAAAAAAATAGCAACCATTTTTACCAAAGAGAATTACAAGTGGATGGCCATTGGTGCTGCCGTGATCATTCTTGGTTTTCTGTTGATGATTGGTGGCAAAAGTGCCGATCCAAATGTGTTTAATAAAGACGAAGTGTACAGCTTCCGTCGTATTACTTTGGCTCCGCTCCTCATCATTGGTGGTTTGATTATTGAGATCTATGCCATCATGAAAAAACCAAAAGACTAA
- a CDS encoding undecaprenyl-diphosphate phosphatase, producing MNTIESIIIAIVEGLTEYLPVSSTGHMILAERLMNVPADNFTKLFTVAIQLGAILSVVVLYWKKFFDFKRWEFYAKLIVAVIPALLLGFLFSDQIDELLESPLTVSITLLIGGIILLFIDNVFKQHTISEEKEISFGKAFMIGLWQCVAMIPGVSRSAASIIGGMQQKLTRPLAAEFSFFLAVPTMAAATGYSLFLKDWNENGVDVKGYDLILSSTQYTQAFIIGNVVAFVVAMLAIKFFIGFLQKHGFRLFGWYRIIAGIILLILFMTGYLK from the coding sequence GTGAATACAATTGAATCCATCATCATTGCCATTGTGGAAGGTTTAACGGAATATCTTCCTGTTTCTTCCACCGGCCACATGATCCTTGCTGAGCGGCTAATGAATGTACCTGCTGATAATTTCACCAAACTGTTTACTGTTGCAATACAGCTTGGTGCCATCTTAAGTGTTGTTGTGTTGTATTGGAAAAAGTTTTTCGATTTTAAACGCTGGGAGTTTTATGCAAAACTGATTGTTGCAGTAATACCTGCATTGCTGCTTGGTTTTTTATTCAGTGATCAGATAGATGAGCTGCTGGAAAGTCCGTTAACAGTTTCTATTACATTATTGATTGGGGGTATTATTTTGTTGTTCATTGATAATGTGTTTAAGCAACATACCATCAGCGAAGAAAAAGAAATCTCATTTGGCAAAGCATTCATGATTGGTTTGTGGCAATGTGTGGCGATGATACCGGGTGTAAGTCGTAGTGCTGCCAGCATCATCGGTGGTATGCAGCAAAAACTTACACGACCGTTGGCTGCTGAATTCTCTTTCTTTCTTGCAGTGCCAACCATGGCAGCAGCAACAGGCTATTCGTTATTCCTGAAAGACTGGAATGAAAATGGTGTTGATGTAAAGGGTTATGATCTTATTCTTTCTTCAACTCAATACACACAGGCTTTTATTATTGGTAACGTAGTTGCTTTTGTGGTGGCGATGCTGGCCATTAAATTCTTTATCGGCTTTTTACAGAAGCATGGATTCCGTTTGTTTGGCTGGTACCGAATTATTGCGGGCATTATCCTGCTCATCCTGTTTATGACGGGCTACCTGAAATAG
- a CDS encoding MFS transporter: MQTASKKIVNGWAMYDWANSVYNLVITTTFFPAYYAAVTGIKNFPDGIKLFGRNFVNTELKDYVLATGFLLIALLSPILSSIADYKGNKKNFMRFFCYLGAISCSLMFFFDKNNVMLGLVCFMFAGIGFYGSQVFYNSYLPEIAAEEDMDRISAKGFTMGYIGSVLLQMVGFALVVFMKEDPSLPLKITFLLVGVWWVVFAQIPFSRLPNRSDKSERKLKKHVLVNGFHELQLVWKQVIKMPVLKRFLTAFFFYSMGVQTVLLVAIDFGIKILNLENVKLIITAVLLQVVAIVGALLMSRLSGKFGNIRVLIFTVLLWVCACIGGYYIQTEMHFYIVASFVGLVMGGIQALSRATYAKLMPQTKDTASFFSFYDVTEKFAIVIGLFSFGIIEGLTKDMRNSILVLIIFFVLGLLFLLHTLYTQRKEQTKLL; the protein is encoded by the coding sequence ATGCAGACTGCTTCAAAAAAAATTGTAAACGGCTGGGCCATGTACGATTGGGCCAACAGTGTTTACAACCTGGTGATCACCACCACTTTCTTTCCTGCTTATTATGCCGCTGTAACAGGCATCAAAAATTTCCCCGACGGTATCAAGTTGTTCGGTAGAAATTTTGTGAATACAGAATTGAAAGATTACGTGTTAGCAACTGGTTTTTTACTGATCGCATTACTATCGCCTATTCTTTCATCTATTGCCGATTACAAAGGGAATAAGAAGAACTTCATGCGTTTCTTCTGCTATTTAGGCGCAATCAGTTGTTCGCTCATGTTCTTCTTTGATAAGAACAATGTGATGCTTGGTTTGGTGTGCTTCATGTTTGCAGGCATTGGCTTTTATGGCTCACAGGTATTTTATAATTCATACCTCCCGGAAATTGCTGCGGAAGAAGATATGGACCGCATCAGCGCAAAAGGATTTACCATGGGCTATATCGGCAGTGTGTTATTGCAGATGGTTGGTTTTGCATTGGTAGTATTTATGAAAGAAGACCCATCACTTCCATTAAAAATCACTTTCCTGCTTGTGGGTGTTTGGTGGGTTGTCTTTGCACAAATTCCTTTCAGCCGTTTACCGAACCGCAGTGATAAAAGCGAACGTAAACTCAAGAAACATGTATTGGTGAATGGGTTTCATGAATTACAACTTGTGTGGAAACAGGTTATCAAAATGCCGGTGCTGAAACGCTTTTTAACAGCTTTCTTTTTTTACAGCATGGGTGTACAAACTGTATTACTCGTTGCCATTGATTTTGGTATTAAGATCCTGAATCTTGAAAATGTAAAATTGATCATCACAGCGGTGTTACTGCAGGTAGTAGCAATTGTTGGCGCACTGCTTATGTCGAGGTTGTCTGGAAAGTTTGGCAACATACGTGTGCTCATCTTTACCGTGTTGCTATGGGTGTGTGCATGTATTGGCGGTTACTATATTCAAACTGAAATGCATTTTTATATTGTGGCCTCGTTTGTTGGATTGGTCATGGGTGGTATCCAGGCATTGAGCCGAGCTACTTATGCCAAGTTGATGCCTCAAACAAAAGACACGGCATCGTTCTTTAGTTTTTATGATGTAACAGAAAAGTTTGCAATTGTCATTGGCCTGTTCTCCTTCGGCATAATTGAAGGCCTCACAAAAGACATGCGTAATTCCATTTTAGTGCTCATCATTTTCTTTGTGCTTGGTCTGCTGTTTCTCTTACATACCTTGTATACACAAAGGAAAGAACAAACAAAGCTGTTATGA
- a CDS encoding MBL fold metallo-hydrolase, protein MKLYSINTGNFKLDGGAMFGVVPKVMWNKLNPADENNLCSWAMRCLLIEDGNRLILIDNGIGDKQDEKFLGHYYLHGDDTLDKSLAKHGFSKDDITDVFLTHLHFDHCGGSIKRDGDKLVPAFKNATFWSNEQHWEWATKPNDREKASFLKENILPIEESGQLKFILPGESQFHQLSSSEFNENMSVRFVNGHTESMMLPQINYNGKTIVYMADLLPAAAHIPIPYVMAYDMFPLTTLNEKKSFLTEAIENDYILFFEHDPTIECCSLQQTEKGVRMKESFRLDEI, encoded by the coding sequence ATGAAACTCTATTCGATCAATACGGGTAATTTTAAATTAGATGGTGGTGCTATGTTTGGTGTAGTGCCGAAAGTGATGTGGAACAAACTGAATCCTGCTGATGAAAATAATCTCTGCAGCTGGGCCATGCGTTGTTTACTGATAGAAGATGGCAACAGGTTGATCTTAATTGATAATGGCATTGGTGATAAACAGGACGAAAAATTCCTTGGTCATTATTATTTGCATGGTGATGATACGTTAGATAAGTCGTTGGCCAAACATGGTTTCAGTAAAGATGATATCACAGATGTGTTTCTTACGCATCTGCATTTCGATCATTGTGGTGGTTCTATAAAACGTGATGGAGATAAATTAGTGCCTGCGTTTAAGAATGCAACATTCTGGAGCAATGAACAACATTGGGAATGGGCCACAAAACCAAATGACCGAGAGAAAGCTTCCTTTTTAAAAGAAAATATTCTGCCGATTGAAGAAAGCGGGCAGTTGAAATTTATTCTGCCGGGTGAATCGCAGTTTCATCAGTTATCTTCTTCTGAATTTAATGAAAATATGTCGGTGCGTTTTGTAAATGGTCATACCGAAAGTATGATGTTGCCGCAGATCAACTACAACGGCAAGACCATTGTGTACATGGCTGATCTGTTACCTGCTGCCGCACATATTCCTATCCCATATGTAATGGCGTATGATATGTTTCCGCTTACTACGTTGAACGAAAAAAAATCTTTCCTGACAGAAGCTATAGAGAACGATTACATCTTATTCTTTGAACATGATCCAACGATCGAGTGCTGCAGCTTGCAACAAACAGAAAAGGGTGTGCGAATGAAAGAGTCGTTTCGGCTGGATGAGATTTAA